Proteins encoded together in one Orrella marina window:
- a CDS encoding phosphatidylserine decarboxylase yields the protein MNKPHYPHPIIAREGWPFLAIAIVIALAVTYLSPGISIIFWIIALFVLQFFRDPPREGSSEPRAVLSPADGRIVMIAEVDDPYAERKALKISVFMNVFNVHSNRSPVDGTVRKVTYFPGKFFNAALDKASLENERNAMVIHTPDGHVVTAVQVAGLVAKRILCYAKEDQTLARGERYGFIRFGSRVDVYLPIGSRPRVAIGDKVSATSTVLAQLPN from the coding sequence ATGAATAAACCGCATTATCCGCATCCCATTATCGCGCGAGAGGGCTGGCCGTTTCTGGCTATTGCAATCGTGATCGCGCTGGCCGTGACCTACTTGTCACCAGGTATCTCAATCATCTTCTGGATCATTGCGCTTTTTGTGCTGCAGTTTTTCAGAGATCCGCCACGTGAAGGCAGTAGTGAGCCAAGAGCCGTCTTGAGTCCGGCCGACGGTCGAATTGTCATGATCGCCGAAGTGGACGATCCATATGCCGAACGCAAGGCACTCAAGATCAGTGTTTTCATGAACGTGTTCAATGTTCACAGTAACCGCAGCCCGGTTGATGGTACTGTGAGGAAAGTAACTTACTTCCCAGGCAAGTTTTTCAACGCTGCTCTGGACAAGGCGTCGCTGGAGAATGAGCGCAATGCAATGGTGATTCACACGCCGGACGGGCATGTAGTCACTGCTGTGCAGGTGGCTGGTTTGGTAGCCAAGCGTATTCTTTGCTACGCTAAAGAGGATCAGACTCTGGCACGTGGTGAGCGATACGGTTTTATACGTTTCGGATCTCGCGTCGATGTCTATCTGCCGATTGGATCGCGACCTCGTGTAGCCATCGGCGACAAAGTCAGCGCGACCAGTACTGTACTGGCGCAATTGCCAAACTGA
- the ilvN gene encoding acetolactate synthase small subunit — MKHMISVLMENEPGALSRVVGLFSARGYNIETLSVAPTEDPTLSRLTLTTIGSDAIIEQITKHLNRLIDVVKLVDLSDGPHIERELMLIKVRAVGKEREEIKRLADIFRGHIVDVTDKTYTVELTGDQEKMQAFISSLDRTSILETVRTGSCGVGRGERILKL; from the coding sequence ATGAAACACATGATTTCTGTCCTCATGGAGAATGAACCTGGTGCGCTGTCGCGTGTAGTGGGTCTGTTTTCCGCCAGGGGATACAACATTGAAACGCTGAGCGTCGCGCCGACTGAGGATCCCACCCTGTCCAGGCTAACCCTCACGACGATTGGTTCAGATGCAATCATCGAGCAGATCACCAAGCACCTGAACAGGTTGATCGATGTGGTCAAGCTCGTGGACCTTTCCGATGGTCCGCACATTGAGCGCGAGCTCATGCTGATCAAGGTTCGTGCGGTCGGTAAAGAACGCGAGGAAATCAAGCGCCTGGCTGACATCTTCCGGGGTCATATTGTGGATGTCACCGACAAGACTTACACCGTCGAGCTCACTGGTGATCAGGAGAAAATGCAGGCGTTCATCAGTTCGCTGGATCGCACTTCAATCCTGGAAACCGTTCGTACGGGGTCTTGTGGTGTCGGACGCGGAGAACGAATCCTCAAATTGTGA
- the aceE gene encoding pyruvate dehydrogenase (acetyl-transferring), homodimeric type produces the protein MNAPIDPRMSALFLEQEDHDPQETQEWREAFVSVLQHSGSQRARQILDELTRVAQAHHVGWQPELITPYVNTIHVDEQVPFPGDLAIEERLASIMRWNALAMVVRANNAYGELGGHIASYTSGADLFETGFNHFFHAREGLEEGQHRGDLVFLQPHSAPGVYARAFLEGRLTEQDLEHFRREITAKEAGAKGLSSYPHPMLMPDFWQFPTGSMGIGPISSIYHARFMRYLTDRNLLDCKDRKVWGMFGDGEMDEPESMSALTLAARENLDNLVWIVNCNLQRLDGPVRGNGRIIDELERLFKGAGWNVIKLVWGSDWDGLFARDTEGALVKAFAHTVDGQMQTFAAKDGQYNREHFFGQNDALRRLAQGMTDEQIDRLRRGGHDLVKIHAAFSRAASHKGQPTVILAQTKKGFGMGTAGQGRMTTHSQKKLDHDALISFRNHFNLPFTDEQAKSLAFYKPADSSPEMQYLHAKRKALGGYLPARESVCVPVMCPSIEKYAKFSLEAEGKEMSTTMAFVRMLGNLLKDSTLGPRIVPIVADEARTFGMANLFKQVGIYSSVGQRYAPEDIGSVLSYREAHDGQILEEGISEAGALASWTAAATSYSVHGFAMLPFYIYYSMFGFQRVGDQIWAAADQRTRGFLIGATAGRSTLGGEGLQHQDGTSHLIASTIPNCKAYDPAFAGELAIIIDHGMKEMMEQQQDVFYYVTMMNENYAQPSVDQTQREGVIRGGYRFRSLNGQSGKDPITLMASGAILNEALSAADLLASEGYSVDVISVTSWSELARDQNGWTRSLVENGNGPIVAACDYVRTLPESIRQHMPGHRRFVTLGTDDFGRSDTRVALRDYFGISAEHIACAARTGS, from the coding sequence TTCCCGGGCGATCTCGCCATCGAAGAACGCCTGGCATCCATCATGCGCTGGAATGCACTGGCCATGGTGGTGCGGGCAAACAACGCCTACGGTGAGCTCGGCGGGCACATTGCCAGCTACACCAGTGGCGCGGATCTCTTCGAAACCGGATTCAATCATTTTTTTCATGCCCGCGAAGGGCTTGAAGAAGGCCAGCATAGAGGTGATCTGGTTTTCCTGCAGCCACACAGCGCACCAGGCGTTTACGCCCGTGCATTTCTTGAAGGGCGACTTACCGAACAAGACCTGGAGCATTTCCGGCGTGAGATCACTGCAAAGGAGGCGGGAGCCAAGGGGTTGTCGAGTTACCCACACCCGATGTTGATGCCAGATTTCTGGCAGTTCCCGACTGGATCCATGGGAATTGGTCCAATCAGCTCGATCTATCACGCACGCTTCATGCGTTACCTCACTGACCGGAACCTGCTCGACTGCAAAGACAGAAAAGTCTGGGGTATGTTTGGTGATGGAGAAATGGACGAACCAGAGTCGATGAGCGCATTGACGCTGGCCGCCCGTGAGAACCTGGACAATCTCGTCTGGATCGTGAACTGCAATCTGCAAAGGCTTGATGGTCCGGTTCGTGGCAACGGCCGGATTATTGATGAACTGGAAAGGCTGTTCAAGGGCGCTGGCTGGAACGTAATCAAACTGGTATGGGGAAGTGACTGGGACGGACTGTTTGCCAGAGACACCGAAGGAGCACTGGTCAAGGCATTTGCTCACACAGTGGATGGTCAGATGCAAACCTTCGCTGCAAAGGATGGTCAGTACAATCGAGAACACTTTTTTGGGCAGAATGATGCCCTGCGCCGTCTTGCGCAGGGCATGACAGACGAGCAAATCGACCGACTGCGCCGCGGCGGCCACGATCTCGTCAAGATCCATGCAGCGTTCTCTCGGGCAGCCTCACACAAAGGCCAGCCCACTGTCATCCTTGCACAGACCAAAAAAGGTTTTGGTATGGGAACAGCGGGTCAAGGTCGCATGACGACACACAGTCAGAAAAAGCTCGACCATGACGCTCTGATTTCCTTTCGCAACCACTTCAATCTGCCGTTTACCGATGAGCAGGCAAAGTCGCTGGCTTTCTACAAACCGGCAGACAGCAGCCCAGAAATGCAGTATCTCCACGCTAAAAGAAAGGCCCTGGGGGGTTACCTTCCAGCTCGCGAATCGGTCTGCGTTCCCGTGATGTGCCCCTCCATTGAAAAATACGCAAAGTTTTCTCTCGAGGCAGAGGGCAAGGAAATGAGCACCACCATGGCATTCGTGAGGATGCTTGGCAACCTGCTCAAGGATTCCACTCTCGGTCCTCGCATCGTGCCCATCGTTGCGGACGAGGCGAGAACCTTCGGCATGGCCAACCTGTTCAAGCAGGTCGGAATCTACTCAAGTGTGGGTCAGCGATATGCGCCAGAAGACATCGGCTCAGTTCTGAGTTATCGAGAAGCGCACGATGGCCAGATTCTTGAGGAGGGCATTTCGGAAGCGGGGGCACTCGCGAGCTGGACTGCGGCCGCAACCAGCTACAGTGTTCACGGATTTGCGATGCTGCCTTTCTACATTTATTACTCCATGTTCGGATTTCAACGGGTGGGCGACCAGATCTGGGCAGCTGCCGATCAGCGCACCCGAGGATTTCTCATTGGTGCAACAGCCGGACGTTCGACCCTCGGCGGTGAAGGCCTTCAGCACCAGGATGGCACCAGTCACCTGATCGCCAGTACCATCCCGAACTGCAAGGCATACGACCCTGCCTTCGCTGGTGAGCTTGCGATCATCATCGATCACGGCATGAAAGAGATGATGGAGCAACAGCAGGATGTGTTCTACTACGTCACGATGATGAACGAAAATTACGCCCAGCCTAGCGTTGATCAGACACAGCGAGAGGGTGTTATTCGGGGCGGGTACAGGTTTCGTTCACTCAATGGCCAATCCGGAAAAGACCCCATCACCCTCATGGCATCTGGAGCAATCCTGAACGAGGCGCTCAGTGCAGCTGACTTGCTGGCATCTGAAGGCTACTCGGTTGACGTGATCAGTGTGACTAGCTGGAGCGAACTTGCTCGAGACCAGAATGGCTGGACCCGTTCGCTGGTTGAGAATGGGAATGGCCCCATCGTGGCTGCGTGTGATTATGTGCGTACGCTCCCGGAGTCGATCAGACAGCATATGCCGGGGCATCGCCGCTTCGTAACACTTGGAACAGATGACTTTGGACGTAGTGACACCCGTGTCGCCTTGCGCGACTATTTCGGCATCAGTGCTGAACACATTGCCTGTGCGGCCCGCACTGGTTCTTGA
- the pssA gene encoding CDP-diacylglycerol--serine O-phosphatidyltransferase, with the protein MPESQSSHEQTDLEKRRRAIYLLPNAFTTAALFAGFFAVVKAMSGQFELAAIAIFCALVLDGMDGRVARLTNTQSAFGEQYDSLSDMTSFGVAPALVAYQFAMNDLGRWGWLAAFVYVAGAALRLARFNTNIGVIDKRFFQGLPSPAAAALVAGFVWLVQDNRLAVDESSLAWITFAITIYAGVTMVSNAPFYSGKTFALGKSVPFWAMLVFVAIFVFITSNPPIVLFGLFVVYGLSGWVVWLWKVRRARSLSWGRKSDPEG; encoded by the coding sequence ATGCCAGAATCCCAGTCTTCGCACGAACAGACCGATCTCGAGAAACGGCGTCGCGCAATCTACCTGTTGCCCAATGCATTCACGACAGCTGCCCTGTTTGCAGGTTTTTTTGCCGTCGTCAAAGCAATGAGTGGCCAGTTCGAGCTGGCGGCGATTGCTATTTTCTGCGCGCTGGTACTTGATGGAATGGATGGTCGGGTTGCTCGCCTGACCAACACCCAGTCAGCATTCGGTGAGCAATATGATTCGCTATCGGACATGACCTCATTTGGCGTTGCACCGGCTTTGGTCGCGTATCAGTTCGCCATGAATGATCTGGGACGATGGGGCTGGCTTGCTGCTTTTGTCTATGTTGCCGGGGCTGCATTGCGACTGGCCCGTTTCAATACCAATATCGGGGTTATCGACAAGCGATTCTTTCAAGGTTTGCCCAGTCCTGCTGCAGCCGCGCTGGTGGCTGGCTTCGTCTGGTTGGTCCAGGACAATCGCCTCGCAGTCGACGAGTCAAGTCTGGCCTGGATCACGTTTGCCATTACGATATACGCCGGTGTGACTATGGTCAGCAATGCGCCGTTTTATAGTGGTAAAACGTTTGCACTGGGAAAAAGTGTGCCTTTCTGGGCCATGTTGGTGTTTGTTGCCATTTTTGTGTTTATCACCAGTAATCCACCTATCGTCCTGTTTGGGCTGTTCGTTGTCTACGGACTGTCCGGGTGGGTAGTGTGGCTCTGGAAAGTCAGGCGTGCGCGAAGTCTGAGCTGGGGCCGAAAGTCCGATCCGGAAGGTTGA
- a CDS encoding acetolactate synthase 3 catalytic subunit, translating to MELTGAEIVVRCLAEEGVDHVFGYPGGAVLYIYDAIFKQKNFKHILVRHEQAAVHAADAYSRSSERVGVCLVTSGPGVTNAVTGIATAYMDSIPMVIISGQVPTHAIGEDAFQECDTVGITRPCVKHNFLVRNVKELADVMRKAFFIAKSGRPGPVLVDIPKDITVARTKYAPPASDVVMRSYAPVVKGHQGQIKKAVQMLLQAERPMIYSGGGVILSNASEQLRALVRLLGAPCTNTLMGLGAYPSTDQQFVGMPGMHGTYEANMAMQHCDVLLAIGARFDDRVIGNPKHFAQHPRKIIHIDVDPSSISKRVKVDVPIVGNVKDVLNEMIAQIEAAPKDAGFGAEGIKKWWDQIEVWRSRQCLKYAPSDELIKPQFVVEKLWEITEGQAFVTSDVGQHQMWAAQYYGFDEPRRWINSGGLGTMGVGLPYAMGVQMANPDATVACITGEGSIQMNIQEFSTCRQYGLTPKILCLNNRYLGMVRQWQQIDYGSRYSESYMDALPDFVALAEAYGHVGMRIDKPADVEGALREAFARKDRLVFLDFITDQSENVWPMVKAGKGLTEMLLGSEDL from the coding sequence ATGGAACTGACAGGCGCCGAAATCGTCGTGCGCTGTCTGGCTGAAGAAGGCGTTGATCACGTCTTTGGGTATCCAGGCGGAGCGGTGCTCTACATCTACGACGCAATTTTCAAACAAAAGAATTTCAAGCACATCCTCGTTCGACACGAGCAGGCTGCTGTTCATGCGGCTGATGCGTATTCGCGTTCGTCTGAGCGGGTTGGTGTGTGTCTGGTGACCAGCGGACCTGGCGTTACCAATGCGGTGACAGGCATTGCGACGGCCTATATGGATTCGATCCCGATGGTCATCATCAGTGGCCAGGTGCCAACTCACGCGATCGGGGAAGATGCTTTCCAGGAGTGCGATACGGTTGGCATCACTCGGCCCTGTGTCAAGCATAACTTCCTGGTCCGAAACGTCAAAGAGCTGGCTGATGTCATGCGCAAGGCCTTCTTTATTGCCAAGTCCGGAAGACCAGGTCCGGTTCTGGTTGATATTCCGAAAGATATTACCGTTGCCAGGACCAAGTACGCGCCACCAGCTTCAGATGTGGTGATGCGCTCCTATGCGCCGGTGGTCAAAGGACATCAAGGCCAGATCAAGAAAGCCGTGCAGATGTTGCTGCAGGCTGAGCGTCCGATGATTTACTCGGGCGGTGGCGTGATCTTGTCGAATGCATCGGAGCAGTTGCGTGCCTTGGTGCGACTACTGGGTGCGCCTTGTACCAATACGCTGATGGGACTCGGTGCCTATCCATCAACTGATCAGCAGTTTGTAGGTATGCCTGGCATGCATGGAACCTACGAGGCCAATATGGCCATGCAGCATTGCGATGTACTGCTTGCGATCGGGGCCAGGTTTGATGACCGGGTCATCGGCAACCCGAAACATTTTGCACAGCATCCTCGCAAGATCATCCACATTGACGTGGATCCTTCTTCGATTTCAAAGCGAGTCAAGGTCGATGTGCCGATCGTCGGGAACGTCAAGGACGTCCTGAATGAGATGATCGCTCAGATTGAGGCTGCGCCCAAGGACGCTGGTTTTGGCGCTGAAGGGATCAAGAAATGGTGGGATCAGATTGAGGTCTGGCGCTCGCGTCAGTGTCTGAAGTATGCTCCCTCGGATGAGCTGATCAAGCCTCAGTTTGTCGTAGAAAAACTCTGGGAAATCACCGAAGGACAGGCGTTCGTGACATCGGATGTTGGACAGCATCAGATGTGGGCTGCGCAGTATTACGGATTTGATGAGCCACGCCGCTGGATCAATTCCGGTGGACTCGGAACGATGGGTGTCGGTCTGCCGTACGCCATGGGTGTCCAGATGGCCAACCCGGATGCGACGGTTGCCTGCATTACTGGTGAAGGCTCTATCCAGATGAACATCCAGGAATTCTCGACCTGCCGTCAGTACGGTCTGACGCCGAAGATTCTTTGTCTGAATAACCGGTATCTTGGCATGGTTCGCCAATGGCAGCAGATTGACTACGGCTCACGTTATTCCGAGTCCTACATGGACGCATTGCCTGATTTTGTTGCACTGGCCGAGGCCTATGGCCACGTCGGGATGCGCATTGACAAGCCAGCGGATGTGGAAGGTGCGCTCAGAGAGGCTTTCGCCAGGAAAGATCGCCTGGTGTTCCTTGACTTCATCACTGATCAGTCCGAGAACGTCTGGCCGATGGTGAAGGCGGGTAAAGGTTTGACCGAGATGCTTCTCGGTTCCGAAGATCTGTAG
- the ilvC gene encoding ketol-acid reductoisomerase, with protein sequence MKVFYDKDCDLSLIKGKTVAIIGYGSQGHAHALNLHESGVNVVVGLRKGGASWSKAENAGLKVAEVAEAAKMADLVMMLLPDENIAQVYRDSIHSNIKSGAALAFAHGFNVHYGQVVPREDVDVIMVAPKAPGHTVRGTYSQGGGVPALVAVHQDNSGAARDVALSYACAIGSGRAGIIETNFREETETDLFGEQAVLCGGTVELIKAGFETLVEAGYAPEMAYFECLHELKLIVDLIYEGGIANMNYSISNNAEYGEYVTGPRIVTDETREAMRQALRDIQTGEYAKSFILENQAGAPTLTSRRRINAESQIEQVGGKLRAMMPWIAANKLVDKSKN encoded by the coding sequence ATGAAGGTTTTTTACGACAAAGATTGTGACCTTTCCCTGATCAAAGGCAAAACAGTTGCCATTATTGGTTACGGCTCGCAAGGCCACGCACACGCTTTGAACCTGCACGAGTCAGGTGTCAATGTTGTGGTGGGTCTGCGCAAGGGCGGTGCGTCATGGTCCAAGGCCGAAAACGCCGGACTCAAAGTGGCCGAAGTGGCCGAAGCCGCCAAGATGGCCGATCTGGTCATGATGCTTCTGCCTGACGAGAACATTGCCCAAGTCTATCGTGACAGCATCCACAGCAACATCAAATCGGGCGCTGCGCTGGCCTTCGCGCACGGTTTCAACGTGCATTACGGTCAAGTTGTGCCTCGCGAAGATGTGGACGTGATCATGGTTGCTCCCAAGGCGCCTGGCCACACCGTGCGTGGCACCTATTCCCAGGGAGGCGGGGTGCCGGCATTGGTGGCTGTGCATCAGGATAACTCCGGTGCTGCCCGTGATGTTGCGCTGTCGTACGCTTGCGCAATTGGTAGCGGCCGCGCTGGCATCATCGAAACCAACTTCCGTGAAGAGACCGAAACCGATCTGTTCGGTGAGCAGGCTGTCCTGTGCGGTGGTACCGTTGAGCTGATCAAGGCCGGCTTTGAAACGCTGGTGGAGGCTGGTTATGCACCTGAGATGGCTTACTTCGAATGCTTGCACGAGCTCAAGTTGATCGTGGATTTGATCTATGAAGGCGGCATTGCCAACATGAACTACTCGATCTCGAACAACGCCGAGTATGGTGAGTACGTGACAGGACCACGCATTGTGACCGACGAGACTCGAGAAGCGATGCGTCAGGCCCTGCGCGACATCCAGACTGGCGAATATGCCAAGAGCTTTATCCTGGAAAATCAGGCTGGTGCACCGACGCTGACATCGCGTCGTCGTATCAATGCAGAGTCACAGATCGAACAGGTCGGTGGCAAACTGCGTGCGATGATGCCCTGGATTGCAGCCAACAAGCTGGTAGACAAGAGCAAGAACTGA
- the rpsO gene encoding 30S ribosomal protein S15: MSVADIKKADIVSQFQRAAGDTGSPEVQVALLTARINELTGHFKAHKKDHHSRRGLLRMVSRRRKLLDYLKGRNPDAYRDLIVKLGLRK, encoded by the coding sequence ATGTCCGTTGCTGACATCAAGAAAGCCGATATCGTTTCACAATTTCAGCGGGCTGCTGGGGACACAGGTTCTCCAGAAGTTCAGGTTGCTCTGTTGACAGCACGCATCAATGAATTGACAGGGCATTTCAAGGCTCACAAGAAAGACCATCACTCACGTCGCGGTCTGCTGCGTATGGTGAGCCGTCGTCGCAAGCTGCTCGATTATCTGAAAGGCCGTAATCCAGACGCCTATCGTGATCTGATCGTGAAGCTTGGCCTGCGCAAGTGA
- a CDS encoding PIN domain-containing protein, producing MSGVLRPLLLSLARDGWFTPLWSDKISNEWKRNAVRIWPVDPEKLDQAWLDMETAHPHANLSSPANTRPDWKPPPLRYSDAKDWHVIHTACLGRTVHPEVSILTWNLKDFQKTELKRLGIGVLDPDKLLSQWWQRNQAHLAHRLQETVDELIHQGRRQPEPLQAFLKRERLYRLSRLAQSK from the coding sequence ATGTCAGGGGTTCTACGCCCCTTGTTACTGTCACTGGCAAGAGACGGGTGGTTTACACCGCTCTGGTCAGACAAGATCTCAAATGAGTGGAAGCGTAACGCCGTCCGCATCTGGCCAGTCGATCCTGAGAAGCTGGATCAAGCCTGGCTGGACATGGAAACTGCGCACCCACACGCAAACCTTTCCAGCCCGGCGAATACTCGACCGGACTGGAAGCCTCCTCCACTTCGCTATAGCGACGCCAAGGACTGGCACGTCATTCACACAGCATGCCTGGGTCGGACAGTCCATCCTGAGGTCAGCATTCTTACCTGGAACCTGAAGGATTTCCAGAAAACCGAACTCAAACGGCTTGGCATTGGTGTGCTGGACCCTGATAAATTGCTGTCTCAATGGTGGCAAAGAAATCAGGCACATCTCGCGCACCGCCTGCAGGAAACAGTTGACGAGTTGATTCATCAAGGTAGACGGCAACCGGAGCCATTACAGGCATTTTTAAAGCGGGAAAGGCTGTATAGGCTCAGTCGTCTGGCTCAGAGCAAGTAA
- the pnp gene encoding polyribonucleotide nucleotidyltransferase, giving the protein MFNKVTQTFQYGQHTVTLETGEIARQASGAVVVSVEDTVILATVVGAKQARSGQDFFPLTVDYVEKTYAAGRIPGGFFKREGRLSEKETLTSRLIDRPLRPLFPEGFYNEVQVIIHVLSVNPEIEPDIPAMIGASAALAISGIPFNGPIGAARVGYADGQYILNPTATQLKTSQMDLVVAGTEAAVLMVESEAKQLSEELMLGGVVFGHEAMQAAIGAINELVRQAGKPEWDWKPAAKNEALIAEVTAAGEAGLKEAYQIRQKQERTTRLREVYASVKDALASQAAARDEAAPDAVAIENILFDLESRIVRQQILSGEPRIDGRDTRTVRPIEIRLGVLPRAHGSALFTRGETQALVVATLGTKQDEQIIDSITGEYRDRFLMHYNMPPFATGEAGRFGAPKRREIGHGRLAKRALMPLLPEHSNFQYTIRLVSEITESNGSSSMASVCGGALAMMDAGVPLQDHVAGVAMGLILDDGKFAVLTDILGDEDHLGDMDFKVAGTEKGITALQMDIKIQGITKEIMQVALAQAREGRLHILGKMRDSIDGSRTELSEFAPRMLTMKINPEKIRDVIGKGGATIRGLTEETGAQIDISEDGTIVISSADLDRAREAERRITELTADVEVGQVYEGSVLRLLDFGAIVQVLPGRDGLLHISEIANYRIANINDVLKVGQMVRVKVIEADDKGRLRLSVKAIGGIEEQHPELAKKPE; this is encoded by the coding sequence ATGTTCAATAAAGTGACACAAACGTTTCAGTATGGTCAGCACACGGTCACGCTGGAAACGGGTGAGATCGCCCGACAGGCATCGGGTGCCGTGGTTGTCTCAGTGGAAGATACTGTGATTCTGGCGACTGTGGTCGGTGCCAAACAGGCCAGATCAGGCCAGGATTTCTTCCCGCTGACTGTTGATTATGTCGAGAAGACATACGCTGCCGGACGGATTCCCGGTGGCTTTTTCAAGCGTGAAGGACGTCTGTCCGAGAAAGAGACATTGACGTCTCGTCTGATCGATCGTCCGTTGCGTCCTCTGTTTCCTGAGGGTTTCTACAACGAAGTTCAGGTCATCATCCATGTTCTGTCGGTCAATCCAGAGATTGAGCCCGACATCCCTGCGATGATCGGCGCATCGGCTGCGTTGGCGATTTCAGGTATTCCTTTCAATGGCCCGATCGGCGCTGCCCGCGTGGGTTATGCAGATGGCCAGTACATTCTGAACCCGACTGCTACCCAGCTCAAGACCTCACAGATGGATCTGGTCGTGGCTGGTACAGAAGCTGCCGTGCTGATGGTAGAGTCCGAAGCCAAGCAACTCTCCGAAGAGCTCATGCTCGGCGGTGTGGTGTTTGGTCATGAGGCCATGCAGGCTGCGATTGGTGCCATCAATGAGCTCGTCCGTCAGGCTGGCAAGCCCGAGTGGGACTGGAAGCCTGCCGCCAAGAATGAAGCGTTAATCGCTGAAGTGACAGCTGCTGGCGAAGCAGGTCTGAAAGAGGCTTATCAGATCCGTCAAAAGCAGGAGCGGACAACTCGTCTGCGTGAAGTCTACGCTTCGGTCAAAGATGCGCTGGCATCTCAGGCTGCCGCCCGTGATGAAGCGGCGCCAGATGCCGTTGCCATCGAAAACATTCTGTTTGATCTCGAGTCCCGGATTGTGCGTCAGCAGATCCTGAGTGGCGAGCCACGTATTGATGGGCGTGACACACGTACAGTGCGTCCGATAGAGATTCGCCTAGGCGTTCTTCCTCGTGCCCACGGTAGTGCGCTCTTTACACGGGGTGAAACCCAGGCATTGGTTGTTGCCACACTTGGTACCAAGCAGGACGAGCAGATCATTGATTCGATCACGGGCGAGTACCGTGACCGTTTCTTGATGCACTACAACATGCCGCCATTCGCGACAGGTGAGGCAGGCCGCTTTGGTGCGCCAAAGCGTCGCGAGATTGGCCACGGCCGACTGGCCAAGCGTGCGCTCATGCCATTGCTGCCGGAGCATTCAAACTTCCAATACACTATTCGTCTCGTATCCGAGATCACTGAATCCAACGGTTCTTCATCGATGGCGTCAGTTTGTGGTGGCGCACTCGCGATGATGGACGCAGGTGTTCCGCTGCAGGATCATGTTGCTGGTGTCGCAATGGGCCTGATTCTGGACGACGGCAAGTTTGCCGTACTGACAGATATTCTGGGTGATGAGGACCATCTGGGCGATATGGACTTCAAGGTTGCTGGTACCGAAAAGGGTATCACCGCCTTGCAGATGGATATCAAGATTCAGGGTATCACCAAGGAAATCATGCAGGTTGCACTGGCTCAGGCCCGTGAAGGTCGTCTGCACATCCTCGGCAAGATGCGTGATTCGATTGATGGTTCACGCACTGAGCTTTCCGAGTTCGCGCCGCGCATGCTGACCATGAAGATCAACCCCGAGAAAATCCGTGATGTCATCGGCAAGGGTGGCGCGACGATTCGTGGTCTGACCGAGGAAACCGGTGCGCAGATTGATATCTCTGAAGACGGTACTATCGTTATTTCGAGCGCTGATCTGGATCGCGCCCGTGAAGCGGAGCGTCGTATCACTGAACTGACAGCGGATGTGGAAGTGGGTCAGGTCTATGAAGGCAGTGTTCTGCGTCTGCTGGACTTCGGTGCCATCGTTCAGGTTTTGCCCGGTCGTGATGGATTACTGCACATTTCCGAGATTGCCAACTATCGCATCGCGAACATCAATGATGTCTTGAAGGTTGGTCAGATGGTTCGTGTCAAAGTCATCGAAGCTGACGACAAGGGCCGTCTGCGCTTGTCGGTCAAGGCAATCGGCGGGATCGAAGAGCAACATCCGGAGCTCGCCAAAAAGCCTGAGTAA